CTGGCTGCGACGGTTGCGCACGGGCGGGCGGCCGGCTGTCTGCGCAGGGGCTGGATTCCGGGACGCTATTTTTCCCGTTGGTCTAAAGACGAGTTGGCGCGGGCGTTTCGGCGAGCTGGCTGGGAGATCATTACGCTGAAAACGGTGACGGGCAGGGAGCGGAAGGGGCGCTGGCTGAACCTGCTGGCCCGGCGGCGATCCGCCTAGATCGGCTGTCTCCTGGCCTTGACTCCCCACGACGGTTTAAACACAATCATTCTGTCATGGCTCGAGAGAGGGAGGACTAGACGCATGAAAAGCGAAATTCTCTATCCGGGCGCCTTTCCCGTCGCGCGCGTGGAGCTGGCGCAGGGGGAAAGCTGCAAGGCCGAGTCGGGCGCGATGGTGGCCATGTCACCGACGCTTGACGTCGAGAGCAAGGTCGAGGGCGGATTTCTGAGCGCGCTGTCCCGCCGCGTTCTCTCCGGCGAGCATTTTTTCTTCCAGACGTTAAAGGCGACGCGCGGCCCCGGCGAGGCACTGCTCGCGCCGACCGTACCGGGCGAGCTCGTCATCATCGAACTGGACGGCGTGAACGACTATCTGGTGCAAAAGGACGGCTTTCTTGGCGGCGCCGCAACCGTGAACATCGAGAGTAAGGTGCAGTCTTTGAGCCGTGGTCTGCTTGGCGGCGAGGGGTTTTTCATCCTGAAGATCAGCGGGACAGGCGCACTGATCCTGAACAGCTTCGGCGCGATCCATAAGATCGAGCTCAAGCCGGGGCAGGAATACATCGTGGACAATTCGCACTTGGTCGCTTGGAGCGGCACGACGTCCTACTCCATCGAAAAAGCGTCCTCCGGATGGATTTCCAGTTTCACGTCCGGCGAGGGCTTCGTCTGTCGGTTTCGCGGTCCCGGTCTTGTGTATATCCAGACACGCAATCCGCGGGGCTTCGGCGCCTGGCTCCGCCAGTTCATCCCCGCCGCGTCCGAATAGGAAGATTGCGATTGAGGTTGAGGCTCAGGTCGAGGAAAACTCAAATCCGGCCCGCGGCACGGAGTCTCAGCCTTACCCGCAACTTGCCATGACGACTAGTCCCAACGCCCTCTGTTTCGGTTCCGATCTCCCCGGTAGCGGAGTGCCGTGTCGTGTCGCCATCTCGCCAGCAGGGCTGACCGTGCGCCTCTCCGACGCTGCTGCCCCGGCGGCGGTCGCTTTTTCGTCGCTGACCATGGAAGCTGGCGGATTTGACCACGATCAGCTCATCGTGAAATGGAACGACGGGGCCACAGACCGCACGCTCTATATCAAGGACATCGCGACCATCACGGCGTTTCGGGAGGCCGCGCCGCCGGAACTCACGGCGCAGCTGAACCAGGCCGCACAGTCTGTCCGCTCCACGCGGACGAGCCGTCGTACGGTGCTGCTGGCGTCGGGGGGCGCTGTACTGGCGGTCCTGCTCGGTCTCTGGTTCGGTTCCGATATCCTGGTTGAACAGACCGTCGCGCGCATTCCCGTCGACTGGGAGCAGCAACTCGGTGAATCGGCGCTGCACGAAGCGCTGGCGGGGCGCACGATCCTGACGGAGGGCCCCGCAGTCGAGGCGGTGCAGGAAATCACGAAACGGCTGACCGAGCAGATTCCCAGTAGCCCGTACAAATTTCAGGTCTGGATCGTGAAAGAACCGGTCGTCAACGCCTTCGCGCTGCCCGGCGGGTATGTCGTCGTGTTCACAGGTCTGTTGCAAGATGCCAAGTCACCGGAAGAAGTCGCTGGGGTGCTTGGGCACGAGATCAACCATGTGCTCCAGCGGCACGGCATGGAGCGGATCGTCAAAACGCTCGGCGTCATGGCGGTAGCCGCCATCGTGATGGGGGATCAACAAGGCCTGATCGGGCTGGTGAAGCAGTTGGGCGTCGAGATCCTCACGCTCAAATACAATCGGGATCAGGAGACGGAGGCGGACCTCACGGGGGTGCGGCTTGTGCACAAGGCAAAGATTGAGCCGGAGGGGATGATCACGTTCTTCGAGCGGCTGGCGCACTCGGAGAAGGAAAAGAACCGCGTCGAAATGCTCTCCACGCATCCGATGAGCACGCACCGCGCCGAACGGCTGCGGGCCGAACTTAAGACGCTGCCGGCAATGGTGTCTGAGCCGTTCACCTTTGACTGGGAGAGGGTGCAGGGGGCGGTGCAGCTCGGGGAGGGCGTATCTAAGCCGTAAGCGCGTGAGCCGACGCAGACTCTCCCTTACGGTGCGCGCGTAGGGGCAACGGCCGAGACGGTTGAGAGCGGGGGCGCCCGCTGAGCCACCCTGACACTTGGTTCCACCGAGTGAATTCTGGTACAGTGCGCGACCATTTATCGCGCGCCCATCACAATATGAACAGGCCCGACATTCTGCGAGTAGTCCTGCTGGGGCTCGCTCTAGCGGCGGCCCAGGGCTGCGCCGCGCTCTCAGAGGGTCTTCCCAGCGCCTCGACCGATCTGACCGCGCCGCTGGCCGACCCGGCGCCTATCGAGTTGCCGGGTTCGGTGCCTGCGCCAGCGGGGGAACCGGCCGACGCGCCAGCGGGAAATGCCGCGCCGGCTCAGGACGCTCCTCCTGATGCGATCATCGCGGCGCCCGAC
Above is a genomic segment from Nitrospira sp. containing:
- a CDS encoding TIGR00266 family protein — protein: MKSEILYPGAFPVARVELAQGESCKAESGAMVAMSPTLDVESKVEGGFLSALSRRVLSGEHFFFQTLKATRGPGEALLAPTVPGELVIIELDGVNDYLVQKDGFLGGAATVNIESKVQSLSRGLLGGEGFFILKISGTGALILNSFGAIHKIELKPGQEYIVDNSHLVAWSGTTSYSIEKASSGWISSFTSGEGFVCRFRGPGLVYIQTRNPRGFGAWLRQFIPAASE